One genomic window of Salvelinus alpinus chromosome 17, SLU_Salpinus.1, whole genome shotgun sequence includes the following:
- the LOC139542695 gene encoding microtubule-associated protein RP/EB family member 1-like isoform X1, with translation MVPTEPKMAVNVYSTSVCSDNLSRHDMLAWINESLQINLTKIELLCSGVAYCQFMDMLFPGCVPLKKVKFAAKLEHEFIHNYKILQAGFKRMGVEKIIPVDKLIKSKFQDNFEFVQWFKKFFDANYDGKEYDPVEARQGQDSMSNPAMSALNKPKKILNAAPQRAAVAKVAPKMVPSLARRPGAGGGDEERAELIQEVNILKSTIQDMEKERDFYFGKLRNIELICQEEGEGDPTLQRIVDILYATDEGFVIPDAESEDQEEF, from the exons ATGGTCCCCACTGAACCA AAAATGGCTGTGAACGTTTACTCAACCTCAGTGTGTAGTGACAACTTGAGTCGTCATGACATGCTTGCATGGATCAACGAATCGTTACAGATCAACCTGACTAAGATAGAGCTGTTATGTTCAG GTGTGGCCTACTGCCAGTTCATGGACATGCTCTTCCCCGGCTGTGTGCCTTTGAAGAAAGTCAAATTTGCTGCAAAACTAGAGCACGAATTCATTCACAACTATAAGATCTTGCAAGCTGGCTTCAAAAGAATGGGTGTCGAAAAA ATCATCCCTGTTGACAAGTTGATAAAAAGCAAGTTCCAGGACAACTTTGAGTTTGTGCAGTGGTTCAAGAAGTTCTTTGATGCCAACTATGATGGGAAAGAGTACGACCCTGTGGAGGCTCGCCAGGGCCAAGACTCCATGTCCAACCCCGCCATGTCGGCCCTCAACAAGCCCAAGAAAATCCTCAATGCCG CACCCCAGCGAGCAGCAGTTGCCAAGGTAGCACCCAAAATGGTGCCCAGCTTGGCGCGGAGACCAGGGGCTGGCGGAGGTGACGAGGAGCGGGCAGAACTCATCCAGGAG gtgAATATACTGAAGTCCACCATCCAGgacatggagaaggagagggacttTTATTTTGGCAAACTGAGGAACATTGAGCTCATCTGCCaagaggaaggagagggtgaTCCCACACTGCAGAGGATCGTGGATATACTCTACGCCACAGAT GAGGGCTTTGTCATACCGGACGCTGAGTCAGAGGACCAGGAGGAATTCTAA
- the LOC139542695 gene encoding microtubule-associated protein RP/EB family member 1-like isoform X2 — protein MAVNVYSTSVCSDNLSRHDMLAWINESLQINLTKIELLCSGVAYCQFMDMLFPGCVPLKKVKFAAKLEHEFIHNYKILQAGFKRMGVEKIIPVDKLIKSKFQDNFEFVQWFKKFFDANYDGKEYDPVEARQGQDSMSNPAMSALNKPKKILNAAPQRAAVAKVAPKMVPSLARRPGAGGGDEERAELIQEVNILKSTIQDMEKERDFYFGKLRNIELICQEEGEGDPTLQRIVDILYATDEGFVIPDAESEDQEEF, from the exons ATGGCTGTGAACGTTTACTCAACCTCAGTGTGTAGTGACAACTTGAGTCGTCATGACATGCTTGCATGGATCAACGAATCGTTACAGATCAACCTGACTAAGATAGAGCTGTTATGTTCAG GTGTGGCCTACTGCCAGTTCATGGACATGCTCTTCCCCGGCTGTGTGCCTTTGAAGAAAGTCAAATTTGCTGCAAAACTAGAGCACGAATTCATTCACAACTATAAGATCTTGCAAGCTGGCTTCAAAAGAATGGGTGTCGAAAAA ATCATCCCTGTTGACAAGTTGATAAAAAGCAAGTTCCAGGACAACTTTGAGTTTGTGCAGTGGTTCAAGAAGTTCTTTGATGCCAACTATGATGGGAAAGAGTACGACCCTGTGGAGGCTCGCCAGGGCCAAGACTCCATGTCCAACCCCGCCATGTCGGCCCTCAACAAGCCCAAGAAAATCCTCAATGCCG CACCCCAGCGAGCAGCAGTTGCCAAGGTAGCACCCAAAATGGTGCCCAGCTTGGCGCGGAGACCAGGGGCTGGCGGAGGTGACGAGGAGCGGGCAGAACTCATCCAGGAG gtgAATATACTGAAGTCCACCATCCAGgacatggagaaggagagggacttTTATTTTGGCAAACTGAGGAACATTGAGCTCATCTGCCaagaggaaggagagggtgaTCCCACACTGCAGAGGATCGTGGATATACTCTACGCCACAGAT GAGGGCTTTGTCATACCGGACGCTGAGTCAGAGGACCAGGAGGAATTCTAA